From the genome of Nitrosomonas sp., one region includes:
- a CDS encoding zinc metallopeptidase → MFYVLIIIIVVAVIYGPSYWVKHTLEKYSYPENRYPGTGAELARILLDWAKLQSVKVEVTEQGDHYDPINKVVRLTPEKFNGKSLTAITVAAHEVGHAIQDRDGYLPLKLRTRLVQIAAPAEKIGAAILMLAPLIMVATRMPAAGVLFFIGGLLTLGATTLVHLVTLPMEMHASFARALPMLEKGGYLIKGDERHARRILSAAAWTYVSASLMTLLNIGRWWAILRR, encoded by the coding sequence ATGTTTTATGTTTTAATCATTATCATTGTCGTAGCAGTAATTTACGGACCTTCCTACTGGGTTAAGCATACGCTCGAAAAATACAGCTATCCAGAGAATCGTTATCCCGGAACAGGAGCAGAACTTGCGCGCATTTTACTGGATTGGGCTAAGTTACAATCTGTTAAGGTTGAAGTGACCGAGCAGGGCGATCATTACGATCCTATTAATAAAGTGGTCAGGTTGACGCCTGAGAAATTTAATGGCAAGTCACTTACCGCCATTACCGTGGCGGCTCATGAAGTCGGTCATGCAATTCAGGATCGCGATGGTTATTTGCCTTTAAAGCTGCGTACGCGTTTGGTGCAAATTGCTGCGCCGGCAGAAAAGATTGGTGCTGCGATTTTAATGTTGGCGCCGTTGATCATGGTTGCAACACGCATGCCAGCGGCCGGGGTATTATTTTTTATTGGGGGATTATTGACGCTGGGCGCAACTACGTTGGTACATTTGGTTACACTGCCGATGGAAATGCATGCCAGTTTTGCACGTGCATTGCCCATGTTGGAAAAGGGCGGATACTTGATAAAAGGTGATGAACGACATGCGCGGAGAATTTTAAGCGCTGCTGCATGGACATATGTCTCAGCTTCATTGATGACGTTGTTGAACATTGGTCGCTGGTGGGCGATTCTGCGTAGATAA